In one Pseudomonas sp. Bout1 genomic region, the following are encoded:
- a CDS encoding HdeD family acid-resistance protein translates to MASTTDISARTGTFANAGTKWGWFLFLGVVFIALGGIAAGNLFYSRMVANFHVGTLITLAGAAQLFHALRLRTWGGFFLWLISGLSYAAAGTTAILNPSVVSIFLTFLIAALILLSGLARVLLATRARPTKGWKWIFTSGVVTTLAGFVFLIGWPVNSASSLDILLAVDLMFQGITLIGFACQLGTIP, encoded by the coding sequence ATGGCATCGACTACCGATATTTCCGCTCGGACGGGAACATTTGCTAATGCAGGCACGAAATGGGGCTGGTTTCTTTTCCTTGGTGTTGTCTTCATCGCCCTTGGCGGTATCGCGGCCGGCAATCTCTTTTATTCCAGGATGGTTGCCAACTTCCACGTCGGTACTTTGATCACATTGGCGGGAGCTGCACAACTCTTTCACGCGCTTCGCTTACGCACCTGGGGTGGCTTTTTTCTTTGGCTCATTAGCGGTCTGTCGTATGCCGCCGCCGGAACCACAGCCATTTTAAATCCTAGTGTTGTATCGATTTTCCTTACCTTCTTGATTGCTGCGCTGATCTTGTTGTCCGGTCTAGCCCGAGTGCTCCTCGCCACTCGGGCTAGACCGACCAAAGGATGGAAATGGATCTTCACATCCGGCGTGGTAACAACATTGGCAGGATTTGTTTTCCTGATAGGATGGCCTGTCAACAGCGCATCGTCGCTCGACATCCTTCTGGCCGTAGATCTGATGTTTCAGGGCATAACACTGATTGGCTTTGCCTGCCAATTGGGTACCATTCCCTGA
- a CDS encoding cytochrome ubiquinol oxidase subunit I — protein sequence MFNLEALDLARIQFAFTVSFHIIFPAITIGLASFLAVLEGLWLKTNNSVYKDLYHFWSKIFAVNFGMGVVSGLVMAYEFGTNWSRFSDFAGSITGPLLTYEVLTAFFLEAGFLGVMLFGWNRVGRGLHFFSTVMVAIGTLISTFWILASNSWMQTPQGFSIVDGRVMPLDWFAIVFNPSFPFRLAHMAIAAFVATAFFVGSSAAWHLLRKNDTPPVRKMLSMAMWMALIVAPIQAVVGDAHGLNTLEHQPAKIAAIEGHWENVGNEATPLVLFGIPDMDAEKTRYAIEVPYLGSLILTHSLDKQIPALKSFPKEDRPNSTIIFFSFRIMAGLGMLMIFTGLLGLALRRNGALYRNRLFLRLVLFMGPTGLIAMLAGWITTEVGRQPWVVYGLLRTADAASNHTVTQLSISLALFVVIYFSVFAVGIGYMMKLVRKGPQPHHDHPPQGGPGQERTPRRPLSAVTETLASGDHTN from the coding sequence ATGTTCAATCTTGAGGCGCTGGACCTGGCGCGAATTCAATTCGCGTTCACGGTCTCGTTTCACATTATCTTCCCCGCCATCACCATAGGCCTGGCCAGTTTCCTGGCCGTGCTTGAAGGGCTGTGGCTGAAAACCAACAACTCGGTCTACAAGGACCTGTATCACTTCTGGTCGAAAATCTTCGCCGTCAACTTCGGCATGGGAGTGGTATCGGGCCTGGTCATGGCTTACGAGTTCGGTACCAACTGGAGTCGGTTTTCTGACTTTGCCGGGAGCATCACCGGGCCGTTGCTCACCTATGAAGTGTTGACTGCATTCTTCCTGGAGGCAGGCTTCCTGGGAGTGATGCTGTTTGGCTGGAACCGGGTAGGGCGTGGGTTGCACTTCTTTTCCACGGTCATGGTTGCCATCGGTACGTTGATCTCCACGTTCTGGATTCTGGCCTCCAATAGCTGGATGCAGACACCGCAGGGGTTTTCCATCGTAGACGGCCGGGTCATGCCGCTGGACTGGTTCGCCATCGTCTTCAACCCGTCGTTCCCGTTCCGCCTGGCGCACATGGCCATTGCGGCGTTCGTCGCCACCGCATTTTTTGTCGGTTCGTCGGCCGCCTGGCATCTGCTGCGCAAGAACGACACGCCACCGGTGCGCAAGATGCTTTCGATGGCGATGTGGATGGCGTTGATCGTGGCGCCGATCCAGGCGGTCGTCGGTGACGCCCATGGCCTGAACACCCTGGAGCACCAACCGGCGAAAATTGCCGCTATCGAAGGGCACTGGGAGAACGTCGGTAACGAGGCAACGCCGCTGGTGCTGTTCGGCATTCCCGACATGGACGCCGAAAAGACCCGTTATGCAATCGAAGTCCCTTATCTGGGCAGCCTCATCCTGACCCACAGCCTGGATAAACAGATCCCGGCGCTCAAGAGCTTCCCTAAAGAGGACCGGCCGAACTCCACGATCATTTTCTTTAGCTTCCGGATCATGGCCGGGCTCGGGATGTTGATGATCTTCACCGGGTTGCTGGGGCTTGCCTTGCGTCGAAATGGCGCGCTGTATCGCAACCGCCTGTTCCTGCGCCTGGTGTTGTTCATGGGGCCAACCGGTCTTATCGCGATGCTGGCCGGGTGGATCACCACCGAGGTCGGTCGCCAGCCGTGGGTGGTCTACGGGCTGCTGCGCACTGCCGATGCGGCGTCCAATCACACCGTCACGCAGTTGAGCATCTCCCTGGCGTTGTTTGTGGTGATCTACTTCTCGGTATTTGCCGTGGGCATCGGCTACATGATGAAGCTGGTACGCAAGGGCCCGCAGCCCCATCACGACCATCCGCCTCAGGGTGGCCCCGGCCAGGAACGCACGCCACGCCGTCCCCTGTCCGCTGTCACCGAGACGCTGGCGTCCGGCGACCACACCAACTGA
- a CDS encoding DoxX family protein, translating to MRYNLFQNQRNELILLARILLMILFIITGWGKLTNFDGTVTYMSSLGAPMPMVAAGIAVVMEFFVAIVIILGFYTRPLAFLYILFVLGTSLIGHHFWTMVDPERSANMIHFFKNISIMGGFLLLGITGPGKYSIDGK from the coding sequence ATGAGATACAACCTGTTCCAGAATCAAAGAAACGAACTCATCCTGCTCGCTCGCATCCTGCTAATGATCCTTTTCATAATTACCGGCTGGGGTAAATTGACCAACTTTGACGGTACCGTTACCTACATGAGTTCACTCGGAGCGCCCATGCCCATGGTCGCTGCGGGAATTGCCGTCGTCATGGAGTTCTTTGTCGCTATCGTGATTATCCTGGGTTTCTACACTCGCCCACTCGCATTTCTCTATATCTTGTTCGTACTCGGCACGTCTCTGATCGGGCATCACTTTTGGACTATGGTTGACCCAGAGCGCTCAGCCAACATGATCCACTTTTTCAAGAACATCAGCATCATGGGCGGCTTCCTGCTGCTAGGCATTACAGGCCCTGGAAAGTATTCGATCGATGGCAAATAA
- a CDS encoding MerR family transcriptional regulator — MIITKKEFLIRSGLQVQTLEFWIEQEWFFPEQTSLGLSFSDADVARAYLIRELAEKIGANDAGIDVILHLLDQLHGLRYAFEQLQVDMKGKTN; from the coding sequence ATGATCATAACGAAGAAGGAGTTTCTCATTCGTTCCGGTCTGCAGGTCCAAACGCTTGAATTCTGGATCGAACAAGAATGGTTTTTCCCTGAGCAAACATCGTTGGGGCTGAGCTTTTCGGATGCTGATGTTGCGAGGGCATATCTGATCCGGGAGCTGGCAGAGAAAATAGGGGCGAACGATGCCGGCATAGATGTCATTCTTCATCTGCTCGACCAATTGCACGGTTTGCGATACGCATTCGAACAGTTGCAGGTGGATATGAAGGGAAAAACGAACTGA
- a CDS encoding DUF2474 domain-containing protein: MERSEVSQTQHKPGPWYQRVLWLIAIWFASVVALGIVASGFRWMMHMAGMTSH, translated from the coding sequence ATGGAACGCTCTGAAGTGTCGCAAACCCAACATAAGCCGGGCCCCTGGTACCAGCGGGTGCTTTGGCTGATCGCTATTTGGTTCGCCAGTGTGGTCGCACTCGGCATCGTGGCCAGTGGTTTTCGCTGGATGATGCACATGGCCGGCATGACCAGCCATTAA
- a CDS encoding J domain-containing protein codes for MNNPYETLGVSPTASSAEIQSAYRKLAKKLHPDLNPGDKAAEEKFKVVAGAYDLLGDAEKRKRFDSGEIDETGTERPQHHYYRDFAHSDGGHPYMDTSGFADFMDSDDVFAEILRGSQRHRANRRGEDLHYTLPISFVESIAGANKRLTLPGGGTLDVSIPAGLIDGKILRLKGKGAPGAGKGISGDALIQIEVLPDSRFSRNGDDISLELPISLSEAVLGGKIRVPTPTGDVSMAIPKGSNTGTKLRLRGKGAPRHGGGFGDEFVKLSIVLPKQPDSDLEAFISNWDTGKDFNPREDKS; via the coding sequence GTGAACAATCCGTATGAGACCCTTGGTGTCAGCCCGACCGCGTCATCCGCAGAAATCCAGTCTGCCTATCGCAAGCTGGCAAAGAAGCTACATCCCGACTTGAATCCAGGTGATAAGGCCGCCGAAGAAAAGTTCAAGGTGGTCGCGGGAGCCTATGACTTACTGGGCGACGCAGAAAAGCGGAAGCGCTTCGACAGCGGTGAAATCGACGAAACTGGGACCGAGCGACCACAACATCATTACTATCGGGATTTCGCGCACTCGGATGGCGGGCACCCTTACATGGACACTTCGGGATTCGCTGATTTCATGGATTCTGACGATGTCTTCGCGGAAATTTTACGAGGCAGCCAGCGACATCGCGCAAATCGGCGTGGCGAGGACCTGCATTACACATTACCCATATCCTTCGTCGAATCGATCGCCGGTGCAAACAAACGTCTGACGCTTCCAGGCGGCGGAACCCTGGATGTCAGCATTCCCGCGGGGCTTATCGATGGCAAAATCCTTCGACTTAAGGGCAAGGGGGCGCCAGGTGCCGGTAAAGGCATCAGCGGGGATGCGCTGATTCAAATCGAGGTACTCCCTGACTCCCGATTCAGTCGCAACGGAGACGATATCTCATTGGAACTACCGATTTCACTGTCAGAGGCAGTGCTTGGCGGGAAGATACGTGTCCCGACGCCCACAGGCGATGTTTCGATGGCCATACCGAAGGGATCTAATACAGGCACGAAGCTGAGACTTCGTGGGAAGGGAGCTCCCCGCCATGGTGGTGGATTCGGTGACGAGTTTGTCAAACTCAGCATTGTCTTACCAAAGCAACCGGATTCCGATCTTGAAGCTTTCATTTCAAATTGGGATACCGGCAAAGACTTTAATCCGCGCGAGGACAAATCATGA
- the grpE gene encoding nucleotide exchange factor GrpE, translating into MIDDKDKDHEQHKPAPSDLQSTTEHADTSNGKQEQITGDTDTATADKITSLEAENKELQDRLLRALAETENIRKRSERDVSNARQYAVTEFARDMARVADNLDRAVSSIPDDVRRDEGPIKTVVEGVELTEKELLRSLEKHGVRKLNPVGEAFDPNFHEAIFETEDPSVPHGTVTLVAEPGYSIGARPLRPAKVGVSRGGPARGPQS; encoded by the coding sequence ATGATCGACGATAAAGACAAAGATCACGAACAGCACAAACCAGCCCCCAGCGATCTGCAATCAACGACTGAGCATGCTGATACCAGTAACGGCAAGCAAGAACAGATAACGGGTGACACTGATACTGCGACGGCTGACAAGATCACGAGCCTGGAAGCTGAAAATAAAGAGCTTCAAGACCGGCTGCTACGCGCTCTGGCGGAGACCGAAAATATACGCAAACGCTCGGAACGGGACGTCAGCAACGCACGACAATACGCTGTCACCGAGTTTGCGCGTGACATGGCAAGGGTGGCAGACAACCTTGATCGTGCGGTCAGTAGCATACCTGACGATGTTCGTCGAGACGAAGGGCCGATCAAGACGGTGGTCGAGGGAGTCGAGCTCACAGAGAAAGAATTGCTGCGCTCGTTGGAAAAGCATGGCGTTAGGAAGCTCAATCCAGTAGGGGAGGCATTCGATCCAAATTTTCACGAAGCAATATTTGAGACCGAAGACCCTAGTGTGCCGCATGGCACAGTTACGTTGGTGGCTGAGCCTGGCTATTCCATCGGAGCGCGCCCCTTACGCCCTGCTAAGGTTGGAGTTTCTCGTGGTGGCCCTGCCCGCGGGCCGCAAAGTTGA
- a CDS encoding sigma-54 dependent transcriptional regulator: MEEDPINETLERVKDREFGPWLAQACILVVDDEPGMRNFLVKTLGPRCKLIEEAGSTAEASYKLVDQHFDVVILDNIMPDQHGLDWLADQRATGFFADVILMTAYADLDTAINAVRVGVVDFLLKPFRSNQLLNSIARCIDRIRLQREIDVLQHQLNFPAYQGFLRNNFIGNSPATEKVREMIARVAPIPTSVLLTGPSGTGKEVAARSLHSLSNRADKLFVPINCGAIPADIIESELFGHLKGAFSGANRTREGLFMHAQGGTIFLDEIADMPFQLQSKLLRVLEDRRVRPVGAEREIPFDARFIFATNANLERRVEEGQFRADLFFRINVVHIQLPALKDRGNDVLQLASLFMSEVAQQVGMPAIEIDEHVRSYLLRYDWPGNIRELRNFIERAVILGCFPEEAERAVAPVVENGGQSLAEIEKRHILTILREVGGDREEAARRLRVSRKTIDRKCASWNV; this comes from the coding sequence ATGGAAGAGGATCCGATCAATGAAACGTTAGAGCGCGTCAAGGATCGTGAGTTCGGCCCTTGGCTTGCGCAGGCTTGCATTCTAGTCGTCGATGACGAGCCGGGCATGCGAAACTTTCTGGTAAAGACGCTTGGGCCACGCTGCAAACTCATTGAAGAGGCAGGGAGTACAGCTGAAGCGTCCTACAAGCTTGTTGATCAGCATTTCGATGTCGTCATCCTCGACAACATCATGCCGGATCAGCATGGACTTGACTGGCTGGCCGATCAGCGCGCCACCGGCTTTTTTGCAGACGTCATTCTGATGACGGCCTACGCGGATCTCGACACAGCTATAAACGCAGTGCGCGTGGGCGTGGTCGATTTTCTTCTGAAGCCCTTCAGATCGAATCAATTGCTGAATTCGATCGCGCGCTGTATCGATAGGATACGACTCCAGCGCGAAATTGATGTTTTGCAGCATCAGCTCAACTTTCCAGCCTACCAGGGCTTTCTTCGCAATAATTTCATCGGTAACTCCCCAGCAACGGAGAAGGTTCGTGAAATGATTGCCCGTGTGGCCCCAATACCTACTTCGGTGCTGCTGACAGGTCCTTCAGGAACCGGAAAAGAGGTTGCAGCACGTTCGCTGCATTCACTTTCGAACAGGGCGGACAAGCTATTCGTACCGATCAATTGCGGAGCGATCCCTGCCGACATAATCGAAAGCGAACTGTTTGGCCATTTAAAAGGTGCGTTCTCTGGGGCAAATCGAACCCGTGAAGGTCTATTCATGCACGCTCAAGGGGGAACGATTTTTCTAGATGAGATTGCTGACATGCCCTTCCAGTTGCAGAGCAAGCTTTTACGCGTGCTTGAAGATCGCCGTGTGAGACCAGTCGGTGCCGAACGTGAAATTCCATTCGACGCCAGATTTATTTTTGCGACCAATGCAAATCTGGAAAGGCGCGTAGAGGAAGGCCAGTTCCGTGCCGATCTCTTTTTCCGAATCAATGTCGTGCACATCCAACTGCCAGCACTGAAGGACCGCGGCAATGATGTACTCCAACTGGCGTCATTGTTCATGAGCGAAGTAGCCCAACAGGTGGGTATGCCCGCTATTGAAATCGATGAGCATGTCCGTTCGTATCTTCTTCGCTACGATTGGCCGGGCAACATCAGGGAGTTACGCAATTTTATCGAACGGGCCGTGATCCTTGGATGTTTTCCGGAAGAGGCTGAACGGGCCGTTGCGCCAGTCGTTGAAAACGGAGGGCAGAGCCTAGCCGAGATCGAGAAACGGCATATTTTAACCATCCTGCGTGAAGTTGGTGGCGATCGCGAGGAGGCTGCGCGGCGCCTTAGAGTTTCGCGCAAGACGATCGACCGCAAATGCGCAAGCTGGAATGTCTAA
- a CDS encoding cache domain-containing protein, which produces MSKVLNNNPPPKGWIRYRLLAIALVPMLVILPILLAINIYRWNSRFDGLAISKVNDDLTIAHLYVDKMLNGTEERISAVSKSARFRDLTSGRNVPATKIDEFLDETARVRGLDFLYLIDDVGRIIASSRVLATESPRWDWPIVKAALNGHPAARFDVFNQQELSSLSPQLADQAKIDLIALQEDENTPARLETRGLILHSASTATLGDGRRGALIAGVLLNNNSSFVDAINQLIYNEGSLPSDSNGTATVFLSDIRISTNVSLYEGKRAIGTRVSKEVGEAVLKYGKTWREQAFVVNDWYISAYEPLLDSYDRRVGMLYVGFLQKPFTNAKRETLIAIVIAFGVAVAATVPLFLVWTGNIFRPLERMTRTICEVESGDLSARTGLPHMTDEIGQVASELDHLLNQVQERDVELRLWNTELNQRVEERARELQQANEQLETTSKKLIMSEKLAAIGEITAGIAHEINNPIAVIQGNIEVIQSIIGSDADNAKNEFRLIDQQLMRISEMVTKLLRFSKPQEYAGVFERYIVADVIDDTLPLVHHLLKNTMISIERDDRATRLIVMSRTELQQVLVNLIVNACHALPQGGKLVLRSFDSDMDQTPGVLVEVSDNGDGMAPEVAIRIFDPFFTTKRREGTGLGLSISQMLVTRNGGTISVTSKPGEGTTFTVWLPEAI; this is translated from the coding sequence ATGTCTAAAGTCTTGAACAATAACCCGCCCCCTAAAGGCTGGATTCGTTACCGGTTACTAGCGATTGCGCTTGTGCCGATGCTGGTCATTCTCCCAATTTTGTTGGCAATCAACATCTATCGCTGGAACTCCCGTTTCGATGGTCTAGCTATATCTAAAGTCAACGACGACCTCACGATTGCCCATCTGTACGTTGACAAGATGCTTAATGGCACCGAAGAGCGCATTTCGGCTGTGAGCAAGTCTGCACGTTTCCGCGATCTCACCTCGGGCAGAAATGTTCCGGCCACCAAAATCGATGAATTTCTTGATGAAACCGCTAGAGTGCGGGGGCTGGATTTTCTGTATCTCATCGACGATGTAGGTCGGATAATAGCGAGCAGCCGTGTTCTTGCGACGGAGTCACCACGCTGGGACTGGCCAATTGTCAAGGCTGCCCTTAATGGCCATCCAGCGGCGCGGTTCGACGTTTTCAATCAGCAGGAACTCTCATCGTTGTCGCCGCAATTGGCGGATCAGGCCAAGATTGACTTGATAGCATTACAAGAGGATGAGAATACGCCAGCGCGTCTGGAAACACGTGGCCTCATCCTGCATTCGGCGAGCACCGCTACACTCGGCGATGGTCGTCGGGGAGCGTTGATTGCCGGGGTGTTGTTGAACAATAACAGCTCGTTTGTCGATGCTATCAACCAGTTGATTTACAACGAAGGCAGCCTCCCTTCCGATAGTAATGGAACCGCTACGGTATTTCTTTCAGACATACGCATCAGCACCAATGTCAGCCTCTACGAAGGGAAACGCGCGATCGGAACGCGTGTATCTAAAGAAGTGGGCGAAGCAGTACTGAAGTACGGAAAAACCTGGCGGGAACAGGCCTTTGTTGTCAATGACTGGTACATTTCTGCTTATGAACCGCTTCTCGACAGCTATGACCGGCGAGTGGGAATGCTGTATGTAGGTTTCCTGCAAAAACCCTTCACCAATGCGAAACGTGAAACACTGATCGCAATCGTCATTGCGTTTGGCGTAGCCGTCGCAGCCACAGTTCCGTTGTTTCTAGTGTGGACAGGAAATATCTTCCGCCCGCTGGAGCGAATGACCCGCACGATCTGTGAGGTGGAAAGTGGCGACTTATCAGCCAGGACTGGCCTTCCGCACATGACCGACGAAATCGGTCAGGTGGCATCCGAACTGGATCATCTACTCAATCAGGTTCAAGAACGTGACGTTGAACTGCGCCTCTGGAACACCGAGCTCAATCAGCGTGTAGAAGAGCGAGCACGTGAGCTTCAGCAAGCAAACGAGCAGCTGGAGACCACGTCGAAGAAACTGATCATGTCAGAGAAGCTTGCGGCCATCGGAGAGATCACCGCAGGCATTGCTCATGAGATTAACAATCCGATCGCGGTAATACAGGGCAATATCGAGGTGATTCAAAGTATCATCGGATCTGATGCCGATAATGCGAAGAACGAGTTCCGCCTCATCGATCAGCAATTGATGCGCATCAGTGAGATGGTCACCAAACTCCTGAGGTTTTCGAAACCGCAGGAATATGCTGGAGTTTTTGAGCGTTATATCGTCGCCGACGTTATCGACGATACGCTACCGCTTGTGCACCATCTCCTGAAGAACACGATGATCTCAATCGAACGGGATGACCGGGCAACCCGATTAATAGTTATGAGTCGAACTGAACTTCAGCAGGTTCTTGTCAATTTGATCGTCAACGCATGTCATGCCTTACCGCAAGGGGGGAAGCTTGTTCTACGAAGCTTCGATTCCGATATGGATCAGACACCGGGCGTGTTGGTTGAGGTTTCCGATAACGGGGACGGTATGGCGCCAGAAGTGGCAATTAGAATTTTCGATCCCTTTTTTACGACCAAACGCCGCGAGGGAACCGGTCTTGGTCTCTCCATCAGTCAGATGCTGGTAACGCGGAATGGGGGCACAATTTCCGTGACCAGCAAACCGGGAGAAGGCACGACGTTTACTGTTTGGCTGCCGGAAGCGATTTGA
- the cydB gene encoding cytochrome d ubiquinol oxidase subunit II yields MGIQGIDLSLIWGVIIAFGVMMYVIMDGFDLGLGILFPLIPDEQERDVMMNTVAPVWDGNETWLILGGAALYGAFPLAYSVILEALYLPLIFMLAGLIFRGVAFEFRFKASPQKRHIWDMAFIGGSFLATFCQGVVIGTYIAGIPVVNRQFAGGTLDWLSPFPLFCGVGLVVAYALLGSTWLLVKTEGMLESRMRLFSHYLAFALMAVVAVLCVWTPWLHPEIATRWFAHAHIAVFGVLMLLGVLALVGLLKTLRQHHSHWPFVFTLVLVFLGYIGLAFSIWPNIVPPSISLWDAASPPSSQLFILIGTLFILPIILMYTCWSYYVFRGKVRIGDGYH; encoded by the coding sequence ATGGGCATTCAAGGTATAGACCTGTCGTTGATCTGGGGCGTGATCATTGCCTTCGGGGTGATGATGTACGTGATCATGGATGGCTTCGACCTGGGGTTGGGCATCCTGTTTCCGTTGATCCCGGACGAGCAGGAGCGCGACGTGATGATGAACACCGTGGCGCCGGTGTGGGACGGCAACGAGACCTGGCTGATCCTCGGCGGGGCGGCGTTGTACGGTGCGTTTCCGCTGGCCTATTCGGTGATTCTGGAGGCGTTGTACCTGCCGCTGATCTTCATGCTGGCTGGGCTGATCTTTCGCGGTGTGGCGTTTGAATTCCGCTTCAAGGCCAGCCCGCAAAAGCGGCATATCTGGGACATGGCCTTTATAGGCGGTTCGTTCCTGGCGACCTTTTGCCAGGGCGTGGTGATTGGTACCTACATTGCCGGCATCCCCGTGGTGAATCGCCAGTTTGCCGGTGGCACCCTGGATTGGTTGTCGCCATTCCCGCTGTTCTGCGGCGTGGGGCTTGTGGTGGCCTACGCATTGCTGGGCAGCACCTGGTTGCTGGTCAAGACCGAAGGCATGCTTGAATCGCGGATGCGCCTGTTCAGTCACTACCTGGCGTTCGCGCTGATGGCGGTGGTGGCGGTGTTGTGTGTATGGACACCGTGGCTGCACCCGGAAATTGCCACGCGCTGGTTCGCCCATGCCCACATCGCGGTGTTCGGCGTACTGATGCTGCTGGGGGTACTGGCCCTGGTCGGGCTGTTGAAGACCTTGCGTCAACATCACTCCCACTGGCCGTTCGTGTTCACGCTGGTGTTGGTATTCCTGGGTTATATCGGCCTGGCCTTCAGCATCTGGCCAAATATCGTGCCGCCGTCCATCAGCCTGTGGGACGCCGCATCACCACCGTCCAGCCAGTTGTTCATCCTGATTGGCACCTTGTTCATCCTGCCGATCATCCTGATGTACACCTGCTGGAGCTACTACGTGTTCCGCGGCAAAGTGAGGATTGGCGATGGCTACCATTAA